In the genome of Bacteroides mediterraneensis, the window TAAAAGCAGCGGACATCTATGTTCTTCCCCTCCATAGGAATGCGGCTGATGGCTCCGGATTGGGGGTTACACGTAAGCAGGCCATCTTTGTATAGTCCCAACCAGAGTTGGCCCTTCTTGTCCTTGTAGATGACAGACACATGTGTATGTGGATTGGCTTTCCCTTCCAGAGAAAAGATTTTTTGCAGTTTCATGTCTGCATTAAATAACGCTATTTCGTCTTCTCCGCCAAGCCAGATGCGGGAATCGTTATCTATTGAGAGTCCCCAGACTTGTTTTTCTGTTAAGGTCCCGTCTTTTAGCATGTGGTATGCCAGTGTCTGGAAAACAGGACGGTTGTAGCTTAGAAAGTCCACTCCTCCGCGATAATTTCCCAACCAGATATTTCCAAAAGAATCCTGCAGGAAACTTTTGACATTAGGTGAGGAAACCCCATGCAGGTCGTTGGTTACCCTGATGTTCTGGAAGCGTGTGTGTGCAGGTGTGGTAAATACATTGTCGTTCAGGTCAAGAATGCTGACTCCTCCCATTTGTGTACAGACCCATAGCTTTCCGTCCTTACTTTCTCCGATGTCGTTCACCTGGTTCGATAGGAGTGAATAAGGATTGTCCGGCTGGTGTTGAAAGGTGATAAACTGTTCTTTCTGCGGATTGAACAGTGCCAGTCCGTCTCCTGTGCCTATCCATATAGCATTTGTTTTGCTGATGAATATGCAGTGTACGGTGTTGTTGGGGATACTATGGGGATCGTCGGGATTGTGCTGGTATATTTTAGCTGTACGGCTTTTCAGGTCGATAACCGCCAGCCCCTCGTCCTGAAGTCCCACGTAAAGATGTCCGTTTCCATCGTCTTTGGCACACCAGAAGTGTCCTGAAAGTCCTTTTATATCTTGGGCTTTGTAGTGTGTGATGGTCTTGTCCCGGTTGCTGTAATAATCTATCCCTAAATGATAATGTGTAATCCATATTCCTCCATCGGCAGCTGCACTAAGGTCGGTGATATCTTGTGTGATCATGCCGGGCACGCCATAGGGGGTGACGGTCTGCGTTTCACAATTAAAGATACTGATACCGTTGCGTTGTGTGCCAATCCAAATGGTATTGTCGGCCTTGTTATAGAACAATACATTTAAAGCATTGCTTCCAAGTGCTGAATATGCTGAATTGTAAATGGTGAAATTGATACCGTCAAATTTGCACAATCCGGATTCGGAAGCAATCCATATATATCCTTGACCGTCTTGAATGATATCTACAATATAATTACTGACCATGCCGTCGGTCATAGTCAATCGCTTGAACGTATATTCTGGCTCACAGTGGATAGGCTGGCACCATCCGCTGATTAGAAAAAGAAGAAAGAAAAGTATTTTTTTCATGGATTGTGATTTGAAAACAAAAATACAATAAACTCTGTCAACACGGGCCTGACAGATGAAAAAATACCGGCTGTTCAGGTAAAACAGACGAATTTTTCTAGGTTATGACGAATTTTTATCGTGAATTTTGAAAAATAAAGGTCGGAGTCCCTCTGTTGATGTCTCGCCATGTATGGAACTGATTGTTTCGTGAAGGAATAAGGTCAAAGGCTACAGAGTATCTGTCGGCTTTTCGTGGGGGAATGCCGTTTTTGTGAGGAAGACAGATACGGTTTTTGTATATCGTCAGTACAGCAAAATAGACATGAAGTAGGGCTTTTCTCTGTTTGGAAAGACTCTTCCTGATAGGGAGAAAAACGATGGGCGACTAAGAGGGAAGGAGCGACAAGCTTTTTATGTTTCTCTAGTGGAGGACGTAGGGCTTTCGGAAGGAAAACGTAAAGCTCTCATGTGGGAAACGTAGGTTTTCTACGAGGGAAACATAAAAAGAGGTAATGTCGTCTTTTTTTATTTCTACTTGATTTTCATCTTACTATTTAGAAGGTATTAAGACACTTGTTGAGCCGTTGCTGGATAATATAATAAGTTTGAATCTGTGTGAATGACATATTTTTATCTTCTCGTTTAAACAGAATGACGAAAAAAATGATGCATTTGCTCATTTTTTTATCTTTTACTTACTTAATATAATATAATTTTGCTCCCGTAAAATCTAATTAATTTGAAAAGCAATGAAGATAGATTTAGTAAGAAACAATCGGAAAGCATTATTCGCTTTGCTGCTTTGTTCTGGATTTATTGCTACCCATCCGTTAGCTGCAATGGCAAGCAATAATGAAGTTCAAGCTACTCAACAATCAAATTTGAAAGTATCAGGTATTGTAAAGGACAATATGGGAGAGCCTGTAATTGGAGCCAGTATTGCCGTGAAAGGGGGAACTACAGGTACTATATCTGATATTGATGGTAAGTTTACATTAAATGTATCTAAAGGAGCTGTAATCGAAGTTTCTTTTATCGGTTACAAAACTCAGGAGTTTAAGATTGATTCTTCAAAAGAATTGAACATCGTATTGAAGGACGATGCCGAAATGCTGCAAGAAGTAGTGGTTGTCGGTTATGGTACTATGCGTAAGAAAGACCTTACTGGTTCAGTCGTACAGATTAATCCGACCAAGCTTGCCGACCAGAATCCGACTTCAGTACAGGATGTGTTGCGTGGTACACCGGGTTTGCAGATTGGTTATGATGCATCAGCTAAAGGTACGGACGCTTCTATCCAGTTGCGTGGTCAGAACTCTTTGGGTACCAATGCCAGCCCGATGATTGTATTGGATGGTATGCCGTTCTACGGTGAACTTTCCGAAATCAATCCGGATGATATCGCTCAGATTGATGTGTTGAAGGATGCTTCTTCTGCCGCTATCTATGGTGCCAAGGCTGCTGCGGGTGTCATTATCATTACTACAAAGAAAGGTAAGGAAGGAAAGCCGGTCATCAATGTGAGCGCTAACCTTTCTGTCGTAAATAAATCAGACTACCGTGATTATTTTGATGCGGCAGGATACTTGCAGTTCCATCAGGATTGGCGTAAGATGTATTACACTTATGGCCAGGGCGAAGATGGTTTGTATGGTTATTATCAGGCTAAGGATTCGAATGGTAACTTATTGTATCCTCAAGGCTACTACGATGACCCCCGTCTGATGACAACAGAACAGCAGAATGCATGGGCTACCAATGTTGGAGCGAGTGGTATCGGTCTGTCAGATGGCGAATCTATGTTGAGCCTGTTTGCACGTCGTCTGGAATTCTATAACTCCCCGTTGATGATGGATAATTTCTTGAATGGACGTGCGGTTGACTGGAATGACGCAACTTTCCGTACCGGATTCAACCAAGACTATAATGCCAGCATTTCAGGTGCCACTGAACGTGTGAACTATTACCTGTCATTGGGCTACGTAAATAATGAAGGTGCCGTACAGGGTAATGAATACAATGCGTTCCGTTCCAACATGAAAATCAATGCCAAGATTACAGACTGGTTGGAAATCGGTGCCAATGTGAACTTCCAGGATCGTTCAGACGGTGATATTCAGGTTTCTTTGGGAAGCAATTATTGGGATAACAATATGTTGCGTAACTCTCCATACGCTTCCATGTATGACGAGGATGGAAACTATGAACAATATCCTATGTCTGGTCTGCCTACCAACGGTGGTTATAACTATTATTTCGACCGTCAGTATTATGATTTGGAAAAAGGTTATACCGTATTGAACACCATTTTCAATGCTAAGATTACATTACCGGCAGGTTTCACCTATTCATTCAATATTGCTCCGCGTTATCAGTGGTATTACAACCGTTATTGGATGTCAGCTGAATTGCCGGATGCTTCTGCTCCGAGCCGTGGTGTAGACCGTGGATGGAGTAAAAACTTCGACTACAACTTGAACAACACCATTACTTGGGATAAGACTTTCGGTGACCATCATATTACCGCTACTTTGGTACAGGAAGCTGAAGAACACAGATACTGGTCAGATGCCATCAATGCACGTAACATCACTCCAAGTGATGCCTTAAGCTTCCACTATACTTCAGGTGCCAACAAGAGTCAGAGTAGTTTCAGTACCAACGATACACACTATACGGCTGCTTCCTACCTGGGTCGTTTGTTCTATGGTTTGAAAGACCGTTACATGGTGACAGCCACATTCCGTCGGGATGGTTATTCTGGATTTGGTGCTAACAACCCGTGGGGTAACTTCGGTTCTGTAGGTGCCAGCTGGGTGTTCTCTGAAGAAAAATTCATGGCTGCCGCTCGCGACTGGTTCGATATGGGTAAGTTGCGTTTGTCATGGGGTACCAACGGTAACCGTGAATTCGGTGATGTATACTCTACATTGGCCAACTTGGCTTTGGCAGGTGGAAACATGGTGTACTACCAGAACGGTAATTCCAATGTGGTCAACCCGCTTTACATGAACCGTCTGGCTGCTCCTAACTTGGAATGGGAAAAGACAAAAGCATGGAACGTCGGTTTGGACCTCTCCTTCTTTAACGGACGATTGACAGCCAACATGGATTATTATTTCAAGAAAACGACCGACATGATCATGAGTCAGCGTCTGCCGAGCTTCTCTGGATTTGGTTCTATTATGGCCAACTTGGGTGAAGTACAGAACCAAGGTTTTGAAATTGCCCTTAACTCTACCAACATTCAGAACAAGAACTTTACTTGGAATACTTCTGTAGGTTTCTCTATCAACAAGAACAAGATTAACCACATCTACTATGACTACGATGAAAACGGAGTTGAAAAGGATGATACATCCAACGGATGGTTCATTGGCCAGCCTATCGGTACAATCTGGTATTATGAAACAGATGGTGTATGGCAGAACACACCGGAAGATATCAAGGCCGCTGCGTTGGTAGGACAGAAACCGGGTGACCCGAAGGTAGTCAACCATTATACGGAAGATGACCAGATTTTGGAAGATGGAACTCGTGTACCTGTCTATAATGATAACGATAAAGTGTACCAAGGTACTACAGCTCCTCCTATCTACTGGAACATGCGTAACGATTTCACTTTGTGGAAAGACTTGACATTGTCTATTTCATTGTATTCATACATGGGACATAAAAGTCAGGCTGGTTACTGGTTGAATCAGGAAAACGGTGGTTCTCAGGTTACAAACGGATTTAACGTAGCTGCCAGAGAATATTGGACACCGGATAATCCGACAAATGATTACTGCCGTCTGAATGCTGCTGGACCTAACACTGGTTTGGCGGGAGGTGTCGACAAAGTCTATAACCGTAGCTTTGTTCGTTTGGATGACATCACCATTGGTTATACGTTGCCGAAAAAATGGACACACAAGTTTATGGTAGACCGCATTCGTCTGACTGCCACTTGCAAGAATGTTTGTACGATTGACGGTTGGGAATACGGTGATCCGGAAACTGGTGGATTGGCTACACGTTCCTTTAACTTTGGTATTAACGTAACACTCTAATTACTGAAAAAACATTATGAAAACAATAAATACAATATTTACAAAAGGATGTATGGTGCTGGCTTCAGCTGCGCTGTTTACTACTGGATGTTCGGATGATTTCCTGAAGCAAGACCCGCTGTCATTCTATAATCCTGAAAATACCTATACAACCGAATCAGGATTGCAGGCTGCCATGGCAATGTGTGACTATGGCTTGAAAGAAATGTTGATGGATGGTAATTCAAACGTACTCCCCATGGCTTCTCTTTATTTCATGACTGACTTGGGCCTGTATGCAAAAACAGATGCAGGCGATATGCAGGATGATTTTGCCAACAAGATTACTCCGACTTCTGGTATGAAAGGGGGAGGTGATGAAAATGCCATGCAGCGTTTCTGGGACCGTACCTGGAACAGTGTCACTTTTGCAAATACCATCATTTCCAATGTGGATAAGGTAGAAGGCTTGGATCCTACTTTGCGCGATGAATATCTGGGCCGGGCTTATTTCCATCGTGCTTATGCCTACTATCATGGGGTATTGCTGTTTGGTGATATTCCTTTGATTACGAAATTGATTGAAGTTCCTAAGCAGAACTATAAATCAACCAGCAAAGAGGCCATCTTCAAGATGTTGGTGCATGATTTGGAATTTGCCGTAGAACATGTACCGCCTCAGAAGGAAATTGGGTATATCGGAACGGTGAATCAGGAAGCTTGTATGCAGTTGCTGATCAAGTGCTATCTGGTGGTAGGAGAGTATGCGAAGGCTGAAGCTATGGCTACAGACTTGATTAACAATCATGGACTGGCATTGATGCAAGCTCCTTTCGGTACAAACGTACCTTCCGGTAATCCGGAGACTTGGCCGGTAGAACGCAACGTCATTTGGGATTTGCACCGTGGTGTTAATATTACTGATGCAGCGAATACTGAAACTATCATGCCGATTTTGAACTATTATTCTGAAGGATTTATTAATTATCCGTTGATGCGTGCCATGACTGTGCATTGGAGTAATGGTATCATTGTCGATCCTCACAATGTAGGCTCTCCGACTTATAATTATGCACGTAGTGACAGTAAATATGATGCTGGGTTGGATTGGGTACGTGCTTTAGGTCGTGGTATCGGTTGCTTCCGTACTTCTTATCACTACAACCAGACTATCTGGAACTACGACGGTGAAACAGACTGGCAGGATTTGCGTCATAACCGCCAGAAAGGTAACTGGGTAGAGATGACCGATTTGAAATACAATAATCCTTCTTCTGAGTTCTATGGACAGAATATGATGCTTTATGCCCCGGAAAACTATGGATGGCATCAAAATGAGAAGGGCGAATGGGGATGGTTGATTGAAAAAGGTGATTTGCTGTGTAAAGATACTATTCGTAGCTGGTTCCCTACTCCATTGTATAAGGTTTATATCCTTGATCAGAGTGCAGAGGAAAATATGGGTGCTAACCAGTTCAATGGTGCTACGAAAGGTAACAATGTATCTAACGGCAATCTGTATTTGTTCCGTTTGGCAGAAACTTACTTGCTGCGTGCAGAAGCGAAGTTCTATCAGGGAAATACTACTGGAGCTGCTGAAGATGTCAACATCATCCGTCGCCGTGCGAATGCTAAGAAAATGTTTACCACAGTGACTATCGGTGATATTTGTGATGAACGTGCGCGTGAGCTCTATCTGGAAGAATGGCGTCAGCCGGAACTGGCTCGTATCTCTTGGTGCTTGGCTAAGAGTGGTCAGCCCGATGAATGGGGTGAAACTTACGACCTGGCTACTTGGGACAAACAGAGTGGTACAGATTTGAATGGTGGAAGTTACTGGTACAAACGTACTACACGTTATAACATCTTTAACCATGGTTCAATTATCTCAAGCAAGGAATTGAACTACCGTGTGGACAAACGTAACTTGTTCTGGCCGGTACCGAACTCTGCTATTACAGCCAATATCGGTGCTCCGCTCCGCCAGAATTACGGTTATGATGGTTACGATGCAAGTGTATTCATGTTTGATAATTGGGAAGACGCTGTAGCTGATGAGGAAACAGCTAACTAAACGATTTAAAAACTGATATTAAGAATCAAGAGGCTCTGACAGTTGAGGCTGTCAGGGCCTTCTTTTTTAATAAGGTTGTTTCTGTAGATAAAAAAAACATCGTTGACAACTCATTTCAGAAAGTGTGTCAACGATGTTTTTTATATGATATAAAAAGGAAAGAAACCGTTTATCCGATATTCTTCACTTTAATCAGGTATTCTGCAATCTGTACTGCATTGAGTGCGGCACCCTTCTTAATCTGGTCGCCTACAATCCAGAAAGTCAGTCCGTTTTCGTTTGACAAGTCCTTGCGGATACGTCCTACATATACTGGATCTTTTCCAGCCAGGAACAACGGCATCGGATATTCTTTCTTTTCCGGGTTGTCCATCAGCACCAGACCTTCTCCGTGAGCAAAGGCTTCGCGGGCTTCTTCAATGGATACCGGACGTTCCGTTTCAATCCAGATGCTTTCTGAGTGAGAACGAAGAGCAGGCACACGTACACAAGTTGCACTGACCTTTACGTCAGAGTGCATGATTTTGCGTGTCTCGTTATACATCTTCATCTCTTCTTTTGTATATCCGTTGTCCGTGAATACGTCAATCTGAGGAATCAGGTTGAAAGCCAGCTGGTAGGCGAATTTCTCTACCTTGACAGGCTCACCTGCCAATACCTGACGGTATTGTTCATAAAGTTCGTCCATGGCAGCTGCACCGGCACCGCTGGCTGCCTGATAAGTAGCCACGTGTACACGCTTGATGTGAGTGAGGTTTTCGATGGCCTTCAGGGCCACTACCATTTGGATGGTCGTACAGTTCGGGTTGGCAATAATACCGCGCGGGCGGTTCAGGGCATCGGCGGCGTTGACTTCGGGAACCACCAAGGGAATGTCGTTGTCCATACGGAAGGCGCTGGAGTTGTCAATCATTACCGCACCATATTTAGTAATGGTTTCAGCGAATTCCTTTGATGTGCCGGCACCGGCAGAGGTAAACGCGATGTCAACTCCTTTGAAATCATCGTTGTGCTGCAGCAGTTTTACTTCGATTTCTTTTCCGCGAAAAGTGTATTTTCGTCCGGCACTTCTGGTTGAGCCGAACAACAGCAGTTCATCTACCGGGAAGTTTCTTTCATCGAGCACGCGCAGGAACTCCTGTCCTACGGCTCCGCTTGCACCAACAATTGCTACTTTCATTTCTTATGTTTCTTGTTTAAGTTAATAAATTCCGTGATTGTATTGCTTTCTGTGCTTCAGTAAGATATTTAAAATTCGTCCTGTAGCTATTGAATCGCAAAATTAAAACATTTTGGAATACCAAACGGGAAATGCGGAACTTTTTTCGTATTTTTGTCCATAAATTTAAAACAGACCGCTCATTTATATGGAAGAATTGTTAGATTTGTTTCATTTCGATATAGATTTTCCCATTACTGACCCGACCTGGATTTTTTTCTTGGTTTTGGTTATCATTTTGTTTGCACCGATTGTGCTGGAACGTTTGCGCATTCCGCACATCATCGGCATGATTCTGGCGGGTATCGTGATTGGGGAACATGGGTTCAACATCCTGGCCCGTGACAGCAGTTTTGAACTTTTTGGTAAGGTGGGATTATATTACATCATGTTTCTGGCCGGTCTGGAAATGAACATGGAGGATTTCAAGAGTATCCGCATGAAGGCAACCGTGCTGGGATTGCTGGCGTTTATTATCCCGCTGGGTATCGGAGTGTGGACAAACCAGCATCTGCTGGGATATGGCTTGATTACTTCCGTACTGTTGGCCAGTATGTATGCCTCGCACACCTTGATTGCCTATCCGATTGTGATTCGTTATGGCATCAACCGTCAGCGGGCGGTAAGTATTGCGGTGGGAGGTACGGCGGTGACGGATACGCTGACGTTGCTGGTGCTGGCCGTGATTTCCGGTATGTACAAAGGAGAGACATCGGATATGTTCTGGATTTGGCTGGTGCTGAAGGTGATAGTGGTGAGTGCTGTCATCATGCTGACTTTCCCTCGCATCGGACGCTGGTTTTTCCGTCGTTACAGTGACCAGGTGGTACAGTATATCTTTGTGATGGCCATGGTGTTCCTGGGAGCGGGACTGATGGAGTGGGTCGGTATGGAAGGTATTTTGGGTGCTTTCTTGGCCGGATTGGTCTTGAACCGTCTGATTCCGCATGTGTCTCCGCTGATGAGTCACCTGGAATTCGTGGGGAATGCCTTGTTTATCCCGTATTTCCTGATTGGGGTGGGCATGCTCATCAATGTCAATGTGCTTTTCGGACATATCGATTCCCTCAAGGTGGCTTCGGTGATGATTGTGGTAGCCTTGCTGGGGAAATGGATTGCCTCTTGGCTGACACAGAAGATTTACCGCATGAAGCCGGTGGAAAGGGAACTGATGTTCGGCTTGAGCAATGCACAGGCGGCAGCTACTCTGGCTGCGGTGCTGGTGGGCTACAACATTATTCTGCCTTCGGGTGAACGTCTGCTCAATGAGGATGTGCTCAACGGCACGATTTTGTTGATTCTGGTGACTTGTGTGGTCAGTTCGTTCATCACGGAGCATGCGGCCAAACGGATTGCGATGGATGATGCGGAGCTGGACGAAGAGAAGGAGCAGAAAAAGGAACGTATTCTGATACCGGTGGCCAATCCGGATACCTTGGAGAGGTTGATGCAGTTGGCCTTGGTGGTGCGCGATGAGAAACGTACGGACAATCTGGTCGCACTGAATGTGATTAATGACAACAATGACTCGGTGCGTCTGGAGATGCGGGGCAAGCGGAGCCTGGAAAGGGCGGCGCAGATTGCGGCTTCGGCCAATGTCCCGCTGAAAACGGTTTCTCGTTTCGATTTGAACATTGCGACGGGGATTCTGCACACGGCTAAAGAAACGGAATCGACAACGATTGTTATCGGTTTGCATAACAAGTCTAATCTGGTAGACTCTTTCTTTGGGAATCTGACGGAGGACTTGCTGAAAAATACTTATCAGCAGGTGATGATTGCCCGTTTTCAGATGCCGGTAAACACGTTGCGGCGTATCATTGTGGCCGTGCCTCCCAAGTCGGAATTTGAGCATGGCTTTGTGAAGTGGATTACGCACCTGTGCCGGATGAGCAGTCAGCTGGGATGTCGCTTGCATTTCTTTGCGCATCCGCAGACATTGGGCTACATCAAGGGATATATCCAGAAAAAGCATAAGGATGTGATGACGGAGTTCCAGGAACTGGACAACTGGGACGACCTGCTGATTATTACCGGGCAGGTGAATTATGATCATTTGCTGGTGATTGTAAGTTCCCGAAGGGGTTCTATCTCGTATGACTCTTCTTTTGAACGCTTGCCGATGCAGGTTTCCAAGTATTTCAATAATAACAGCATCATGTTGTTGTATCCTGACCAGAAAGGCGACCCGAATGAAACACTGAGCTTTGCCGACCCGCGCGGATGGGCCGAAACGCAGTATTATGACAAGGTGGGCAACTGGTTTTATAAATGGTTTAAGAAAGATTCATGAACGAAAATAAGAATATAGAATGGCAGCAGCGTACGGAACTGTTGCTGGGAAAAGAAAAAATGGACCGCTTGCGGAACGCACATGTGCTGGTCGTTGGCTTGGGCGGTGTAGGTGCCTACGCGGCAGAGATGATTTGCCGTGCCGGAGTGGGGCGGATGACAATTGTGGATGCGGATACGGTGCAGCCTAGTAACATCAACCGTCAGTTGCCTGCCACTCATTCCGTAATTGGCCGACCGAAGGCGGAGGTATTGGCAGCCCGTTTCCGGGACATCAACCCGGAACTGGATTTGACGGTACTGCCGGTCTATCTGAAGGATGAGGCGATTCCGCAGCTGTTGGACAGTGCTTCGTTCGATTTTGTGGTGGATGCCATTGATACGGTGGCTCCCAAGTGTTACCTGATTTATCATGCGCTTCAGCGGGGGCTGAAAATTGTCAGCAGCATGGGAGCCGGAGCCAAACGCGATATTACGCAGGTACGTTTTGCCGATTTGTGGGAAACATATCACTGTGGACTGAGCAAGGCGGTACGGAAGCGTTTGCAGAAGATGGGCATGAAGCGGAAGCTGCCGGTGGTGTTCAGCACGGAACAGGCGGATGCCAATGCGGTGATATTGGTGGACAACGAGCAGAACAAGAAGTCAACGGCGGGTACGGTGAGCTACATGCCGGCTGTGTTTGGCTGTTATCTGGCTGAATATGTGATTCGTAAATTGTAGGAACGTATGATACAATTAGAAGGTATAACCAAGAACTTTGGTTCATTGCAGGTACTGAAGGGAATAGACCTTGAAATAGCCAAAGGTGAAGTGGTAAGCATCGTAGGGCCCAGTGGGGCCGGAAAGACGACTCTGTTGCAGATAATGGGTACGCTGGACAAGCCCGATAGTGGACGGATTGTGTTGAATGGGACGGAGGTGAATCGGCTGAAGGAGAAGGAACTGTCTGCTTTCCGGAACCGGGAAATCGGTTTTGTATTTCAGTTTCATCAATTGCTGCCTGAGTTTACGGCAGTGGAGAATGTGATGATGCCTGCATTGATTCAGGGAAAGCCGATGGGTACGGCCCGGAAAGAAGCGTTGGATATTCTGGCGTTTCTAGGTCTGTCGGAACGTGGCAGTCATAAACCGGCGGAGCTGTCGGGAGGAGAGAAGCAGCGGGTGGCAGTGGCCCGGGCCTTGGTCAATCATCCGGCGGTTATTCTGGCCGATGAACCTTCGGGAAGTTTGGATACGCAGAACAAGGGCGAGTTGCATCAGCTGTTCTTCGATTTGCGCGACAAACTAGGACAGACTTTTGTTATCGTAACGCACGATGAGGAACTGGCCACTCAAACCGACCGTACCATTCATCTGGTAGACGGACGTATCGTATAAGATAAAAAATCCCGTCCAGGTAAAGAGGTGTACCGGAGGACGGGATGTATTTTTCTCAGTTTATTAGTCTTTAGAAAGAAAGGTGTACGATTTCCGGGTTGTGGTCGGAAAGGAATTTCTTTGATTCCCGGTTTTCTTCAGGAATGTAGCTGCGCTGTACTTCTATTTGAGGAGTGACAAATATGAAGTCAATTTTCTCACACGAATCGGCCGGGATGCGTCCGAAGTCATGGAAGGTATAGCGGGCACCTTCTTGTTGGAGAGCTGTCTTATGCGCATCCTTCAGTACGAAGCTGTTGCCGGTGATGGTCTGGTAGGCTTCCGACTGGTCGGATACGTTGAAGTCTCCGGTAACTACGGCGGGCTGGTCGCCTACAATTTCTTTTATTTTTTCAATAATCAGCAAGGCGCCTTTTTTACGGGCTTCTGTTCCCACATGGTCAAAGTGCGTATTGATAGCCATAAAGATTTTTCCGTTGGTTTTGTCTTTCAGCTTGGCCCAGGTGGCAATACGGGTACAGGCACCGTCCCATCCGATGAATCCCACACTATCGGGATATTGTGACAGCCAGAAAGTGTTGTTGTCCAATAATTCAAAACGGTCTTTTTTATAGAACAGAGGGGCATATTCGCCTTGTGTCTTTCCGTCTTCTCGGCCTACGCCGATTTCGGCATATTCAGGCAGACGGGCTTTCAGGTCTTCAAGCTGGTGGTGCAGGACTTCTTGCATACCTACGATGTCTAGATTGTGTGCCTTGATGAAACTGGCTACGGTGTCCTTTCTGTATGTCCAGCTGTTCAGGCTGTCGTAGGGATTGTCGTAGCGGATGTTGAAGGTGCTCCATGTGATTTCACTGGATGGTTGGGGAGATTGGCATAAAGCGGTGTTCATGCATAAAGAGAGTCCCAGAAAACTTACTAAAATAGTGTAGAGTTTCATAGATATAAAGTTTAATGATATATGTTTTTCCTATAAAACAAGTTATGGTGGCTTACCACTTACTTTGCGGTGTAAAAATAAAAATATTTTTAGTTTTTCTTTATAGGAAAGGCTGTGTGAGTATATGAGTTTTTTATGCTATCTTTGGCGGAAATAAAGAGTTGTTATGAGTCATATAAAATTA includes:
- a CDS encoding tRNA threonylcarbamoyladenosine dehydratase, with the translated sequence MNENKNIEWQQRTELLLGKEKMDRLRNAHVLVVGLGGVGAYAAEMICRAGVGRMTIVDADTVQPSNINRQLPATHSVIGRPKAEVLAARFRDINPELDLTVLPVYLKDEAIPQLLDSASFDFVVDAIDTVAPKCYLIYHALQRGLKIVSSMGAGAKRDITQVRFADLWETYHCGLSKAVRKRLQKMGMKRKLPVVFSTEQADANAVILVDNEQNKKSTAGTVSYMPAVFGCYLAEYVIRKL
- a CDS encoding endonuclease/exonuclease/phosphatase family protein, with the translated sequence MNTALCQSPQPSSEITWSTFNIRYDNPYDSLNSWTYRKDTVASFIKAHNLDIVGMQEVLHHQLEDLKARLPEYAEIGVGREDGKTQGEYAPLFYKKDRFELLDNNTFWLSQYPDSVGFIGWDGACTRIATWAKLKDKTNGKIFMAINTHFDHVGTEARKKGALLIIEKIKEIVGDQPAVVTGDFNVSDQSEAYQTITGNSFVLKDAHKTALQQEGARYTFHDFGRIPADSCEKIDFIFVTPQIEVQRSYIPEENRESKKFLSDHNPEIVHLSF
- a CDS encoding ABC transporter ATP-binding protein, which codes for MIQLEGITKNFGSLQVLKGIDLEIAKGEVVSIVGPSGAGKTTLLQIMGTLDKPDSGRIVLNGTEVNRLKEKELSAFRNREIGFVFQFHQLLPEFTAVENVMMPALIQGKPMGTARKEALDILAFLGLSERGSHKPAELSGGEKQRVAVARALVNHPAVILADEPSGSLDTQNKGELHQLFFDLRDKLGQTFVIVTHDEELATQTDRTIHLVDGRIV
- a CDS encoding cation:proton antiporter; this encodes MEELLDLFHFDIDFPITDPTWIFFLVLVIILFAPIVLERLRIPHIIGMILAGIVIGEHGFNILARDSSFELFGKVGLYYIMFLAGLEMNMEDFKSIRMKATVLGLLAFIIPLGIGVWTNQHLLGYGLITSVLLASMYASHTLIAYPIVIRYGINRQRAVSIAVGGTAVTDTLTLLVLAVISGMYKGETSDMFWIWLVLKVIVVSAVIMLTFPRIGRWFFRRYSDQVVQYIFVMAMVFLGAGLMEWVGMEGILGAFLAGLVLNRLIPHVSPLMSHLEFVGNALFIPYFLIGVGMLINVNVLFGHIDSLKVASVMIVVALLGKWIASWLTQKIYRMKPVERELMFGLSNAQAAATLAAVLVGYNIILPSGERLLNEDVLNGTILLILVTCVVSSFITEHAAKRIAMDDAELDEEKEQKKERILIPVANPDTLERLMQLALVVRDEKRTDNLVALNVINDNNDSVRLEMRGKRSLERAAQIAASANVPLKTVSRFDLNIATGILHTAKETESTTIVIGLHNKSNLVDSFFGNLTEDLLKNTYQQVMIARFQMPVNTLRRIIVAVPPKSEFEHGFVKWITHLCRMSSQLGCRLHFFAHPQTLGYIKGYIQKKHKDVMTEFQELDNWDDLLIITGQVNYDHLLVIVSSRRGSISYDSSFERLPMQVSKYFNNNSIMLLYPDQKGDPNETLSFADPRGWAETQYYDKVGNWFYKWFKKDS